The nucleotide window GCGAATGTCGCCATCGTGCACTTTGGCGATCTCGCGCAAACCGGTCATGAGGCGATAGTCTTCCCAGTCCTTCACGCGGCCGTTCTGGATGAACAGCGTGAGATGCCACAAGTCGTCGGCGCCCTTGAGCCAGCCGTACTGATCGCCGTTGGTCGTGAACCGGAAGTCGCGCGCCGGGGCGAGATGCCACCCGAGATACTGGTTGAGTGTTTCCTTGAACCACTCCACGCCGCGGTCGTCGATGGTGTACTTCAGGCGGGCATGCTTGCGATTGGTGCGGTCGCCGAAATCGCGCTGCACGAGCAGCACCTTCTCGGCCACGTCGACGATGCGATCGGCCGGCAGGTAACCGATGACGGTGCCTGTGCGCGGATACGTCGCGGCGTCGCCGTGCGTCATGCCCATGCCGCCGCCCACCGAGACGTTGAAGCCTTCGAGCTTGCCATCGGTGCCCACGATGGCGATGAAGCCCAGATCGTTGGCGTAGACGTCGACGTCGTTGTTCGGCGGAATGGCGATGGCGATCTTGAACTTGCGCGGCAGGTAGTGCTTGCCGTAAATCGGCTCGTGATCTTCCTTGCCTGCCCCAAGACGCTTGTCGCCGAGCCAGATTTCGCGATACGCGGTGGTCTGCGGCAGAAGATGGCGGTCGATCTTCAGGCACCAGTCGAGTGCTTCGGCGTGGGCCGGTGAGAGGTGCGGATGGTTCGAGACGAGCGTGTTGCGATTGACGTCGCCGCACGCGGCGATGCTCGTCATGGCCACTTCGTCCACGCCCTTGATCAGCGGGCGCAACTGGTGCTTGAGCACGTTGTGATACTGCACCGTCTGGCGGGTGGTCAGCCGGATCGTGTTGCCGCCGTATTTCTGCGCGAGCTCGTCGAGCTTGAGCCACTGCGCGGGCGTGCACACGCCGCCCGGCATGCGCAGCCGGATCATGAACTGATACG belongs to Pandoraea pnomenusa and includes:
- a CDS encoding NADPH-dependent assimilatory sulfite reductase hemoprotein subunit, with translation MTQTTPTSAAPARSEVEKIKDASNYLRGTIAEGLADPLTGAIFEKDAQLLKFHGSYMQDDRDLRSERQKQKLEPAYQFMIRLRMPGGVCTPAQWLKLDELAQKYGGNTIRLTTRQTVQYHNVLKHQLRPLIKGVDEVAMTSIAACGDVNRNTLVSNHPHLSPAHAEALDWCLKIDRHLLPQTTAYREIWLGDKRLGAGKEDHEPIYGKHYLPRKFKIAIAIPPNNDVDVYANDLGFIAIVGTDGKLEGFNVSVGGGMGMTHGDAATYPRTGTVIGYLPADRIVDVAEKVLLVQRDFGDRTNRKHARLKYTIDDRGVEWFKETLNQYLGWHLAPARDFRFTTNGDQYGWLKGADDLWHLTLFIQNGRVKDWEDYRLMTGLREIAKVHDGDIRITGNQNLIVGRVSDAKKAQIEALVSQYGLLDGKHQSALRINSMACVGFPTCGLALAESERALPGLVTRLESVLDDAGLAGEPITIRTTGCPNGCARPYIAEIGLVGKSAGKYNLYLGAGFHGQRLNKLYKESVSEDQVVAELTPLFHRYAKERDAGEKFGDFLVRQGVVKEVIEAREDFHG